The following coding sequences lie in one Treponema sp. OMZ 790 genomic window:
- a CDS encoding putative glycoside hydrolase, which yields MFYWGKKALRLCFVLLIIMIPVYAQDVFMAGSYEGLFRIDNFRAKKIWNDAAVFKICRAGNQWLFLTDKGLAASKNLKDFYYLNDKLPKKIIKNIDADGNKTFIEKIPQLKDLEVHPFNPNIFVTATSGSVFLTRDSGKTWTDIGANHSVNGIKAVSVLDMPNVRGEKVLTVFVSHSIAGVAWKQPDVNSKIWNDISDGLRKGPEGVEEVADIVFDQNSKNSQIYCVQTFSKIMYKLDWNKKIFISLNEKEVNEKKLVCADSLNIIDNTIFGVIEGGLFETNLFMPKTQVYTSKKVFKNYNKVKQYLKNSSYLSAFVPNNLTLFNGNLSLSELWLLQGKKTHKNPYLKKADGKKGIYTPTHQVRDEKSFEKHLKTIKDNKLNALVIDMKDEAGFVRYESKNEDIKKYKGIKYALDIEKFIKRAKAENIYLIARIVAFKDKNLYVYNNGQYAVKDKQNGKPWQGYNFYNGEKEVIQEHWVDPYNEDVWKYNVDIAEELCALGFDEIQFDYIRFPTDGLNLSDTHYPAREKGMDKVSALMSFLAYSRERIKAPISIDIYGANGWYRTGARTGQEVELLAEYVDVICPMFYPSHFAQSFLAYKPAEERPYRIYHQGSYRNKLMARNKVVVRPWAQAFFIPVSYDKKYYDEDYVKRQILGIKDSIDEGYVYWNNSGRYLDLRPDGEGL from the coding sequence ATGTTTTATTGGGGTAAAAAAGCTTTAAGGCTTTGCTTTGTACTGTTGATTATTATGATTCCTGTTTATGCCCAAGATGTTTTTATGGCGGGAAGTTATGAGGGATTGTTTAGAATAGATAATTTTAGAGCTAAAAAAATATGGAACGATGCTGCTGTTTTTAAGATATGCAGGGCCGGAAACCAATGGCTTTTTTTGACGGACAAGGGACTTGCCGCAAGTAAAAACTTAAAAGACTTTTACTATTTGAACGATAAACTTCCAAAAAAAATAATTAAAAATATAGATGCTGATGGAAATAAAACCTTTATCGAAAAAATTCCTCAGCTTAAAGATTTGGAAGTTCATCCTTTTAATCCCAATATTTTTGTTACTGCGACTTCAGGAAGTGTTTTTCTCACACGCGATTCGGGAAAAACATGGACCGATATTGGAGCAAATCATTCAGTGAACGGTATAAAAGCCGTCAGCGTTTTGGATATGCCCAATGTAAGGGGCGAAAAAGTTTTAACGGTTTTTGTTTCTCACTCCATAGCCGGAGTAGCGTGGAAACAGCCAGATGTAAATTCTAAAATTTGGAACGACATAAGTGACGGATTAAGAAAAGGGCCTGAAGGAGTTGAAGAGGTAGCCGACATTGTTTTTGATCAAAACTCAAAAAACTCTCAAATCTACTGTGTTCAGACCTTTTCAAAAATAATGTATAAACTCGATTGGAATAAAAAAATATTTATATCCTTAAACGAAAAAGAAGTAAATGAAAAGAAACTTGTTTGTGCAGATAGTTTGAATATAATCGACAATACGATTTTTGGAGTTATTGAGGGAGGCTTGTTTGAAACCAATTTATTTATGCCTAAAACTCAAGTCTATACTTCTAAAAAAGTGTTTAAAAATTATAATAAGGTTAAACAATATCTTAAAAATTCGAGCTATCTAAGCGCCTTTGTTCCGAATAATTTGACATTGTTCAACGGTAACTTGTCCTTATCGGAACTTTGGTTATTGCAAGGTAAAAAGACGCACAAGAATCCGTATTTAAAAAAAGCTGACGGAAAAAAAGGTATTTATACCCCTACTCATCAGGTACGCGATGAAAAAAGCTTTGAAAAACATCTCAAGACAATCAAGGACAATAAGCTCAATGCTCTTGTAATAGACATGAAAGATGAGGCAGGTTTTGTCCGTTATGAAAGCAAAAATGAAGATATAAAAAAATATAAGGGAATAAAATATGCGCTCGATATTGAAAAATTTATAAAAAGAGCAAAGGCTGAAAATATTTATCTTATTGCCCGAATCGTTGCATTTAAAGATAAAAATTTATACGTATATAATAACGGACAATATGCCGTCAAGGACAAACAAAACGGAAAGCCCTGGCAAGGTTATAATTTTTATAACGGAGAAAAAGAAGTTATACAGGAGCATTGGGTGGATCCTTATAACGAAGATGTTTGGAAATACAATGTGGATATCGCCGAAGAGCTTTGCGCTCTGGGTTTTGATGAAATTCAATTTGACTATATCCGTTTTCCTACCGACGGTTTAAATTTGTCGGATACTCACTATCCTGCTCGCGAAAAAGGTATGGACAAGGTCAGTGCTCTTATGTCCTTTTTAGCCTACTCGCGCGAAAGAATCAAGGCCCCTATTTCGATAGATATTTACGGAGCAAACGGCTGGTATCGCACGGGAGCCCGCACAGGGCAGGAGGTAGAACTCCTTGCAGAATATGTAGATGTTATATGCCCGATGTTTTATCCCAGTCATTTTGCTCAAAGCTTTTTGGCTTATAAACCTGCCGAAGAAAGACCCTACAGAATTTATCATCAAGGTTCATATAGAAACAAATTGATGGCACGCAATAAGGTGGTTGTGCGCCCCTGGGCTCAAGCCTTTTTTATTCCTGTTTCATACGATAAAAAGTACTATGACGAAGATTATGTAAAGCGCCAAATTTTAGGGATTAAGGATTCCATAGATGAGGGCTATGTTTATTGGAATAATTCGGGCCGCTACTTGGATCTGCGCCCTGACGGGGAGGGCTTATAA